In Zalophus californianus isolate mZalCal1 chromosome 4, mZalCal1.pri.v2, whole genome shotgun sequence, the following proteins share a genomic window:
- the KCNV1 gene encoding potassium voltage-gated channel subfamily V member 1 has product MELPPRRRAPLDSPLDSCSLTSLDSSVFCSEGEGEPLALGDCFTVNVGGSRFVLSQQALSCFPHTRLGKLAVVVASCRRPGALAAVPSPLEFCDDANPVDNEYFFDRSSQAFRYVLHYYRTGRLHVMEQLCALSFLQEIQYWGIDELSIDSCCRDRYFRRKELSETLDFKKDTEDQESQHESEQDFSQGPCPTVRQKLWNILEKPGSSTAARIFGVISIIFVVVSIVNMALMSAELSWLDLQLLEILEYVCISWFTGEFVLRFLCVRDRCRFLRKVPNIIDLLAILPFYITLLVESLSGSQTTQELENVGRIVQVLRLLRALRMLKLGRHSTGLRSLGMTITQCYEEVGLLLLFLSVGISIFSTVEYFAEQSIPDTTFTSVPCAWWWATTSMTTVGYGDIRPDTTTGKIVAFMCILSGILVLALPIAIINDRFSACYFTLKLKEAAVRQREALKKLTKNIATDSYISVNLRDVYARSIMEMLRLKGRERASTRSSGGDDFWF; this is encoded by the exons ATGGAGCTGCCTCCCCGAAGGCGGGCGCCGCTGGACTCGCCGCTGGACAGCTGCTCCCTGACCTCGCTGGACTCCAGCGTTTTCTGCAGCGAGGGTGAAGGGGAGCCCCTGGCGCTCGGGGACTGCTTCACGGTCAACGTGGGCGGCAGCCGCTTCGTGCTCTCGCAGCAGGCGCTGTCCTGCTTCCCGCACACGCGCCTTGGCAAGCTGGCGGTGGTGGTGGCCTCGTGCCGCCGCCCCGGGGCCCTGGCCGCCGTGCCCAGCCCCCTGGAGTTCTGCGATGATGCCAACCCCGTGGACAACGAGTACTTCTTCGACCGCAGCTCGCAAGCGTTCCGCTACGTCTTGCACTACTACCGCACCGGCCGTCTGCACGTCATGGAGCAGCTGTGCGCGCTCTCCTTCCTTCAGGAGATCCAGTACTGGGGCATCGACGAGCTCAGCATCGACTCCTGCTGCAGGGACAG ATACTTCAGAAGAAAGGAGCTGAGTGAAACGTTAGACTTTAAGAAGGACACAGAAGACCAGGAGAGTCAACATGAGAGTGAACAGGACTTCTCCCAAGGACCTTGTCCCACTGTCCGTCAGAAGCTCTGGAACATCCTGGAGAAACCTGGATCTTCCACAGCTGCTCGAATCTTTGGGGTCATCTCCATCATCTTTGTGGTGGTGTCCATCGTCAACATGGCCCTGATGTCAGCTGAATTAAGCTGGCTGGACCTGCAGCTGCTGGAAATCCTGGAGTATGTGTGTATTAGCTGGTTCACCGGGGAGTTTGTCCTGCGCTTCCTGTGTGTGCGGGACAGGTGCCGCTTCCTGAGAAAGGTGCCAAACATCATCGACCTCCTTGCCATCTTGCCCTTCTACATCACTCTTCTGGTAGAGAGCCTGAGTGGGAGCCAGACGACACAAGAGCTGGAAAATGTGGGGCGCATTGTGCAGGTTTTGAGGCTGCTCAGGGCTCTACGCATGCTAAAGCTGGGCAGACACTCCACAG GATTACGCTCACTCGGGATGACAATCACCCAGTGTTACGAAGAAGTCGGCCTACTGCTCCTATTTCTGTCTGTGGGAATTTCTATATTTTCCACGGTGGAATATTTTGCTGAGCAAAGCATTCCTGACACAACCTTCACAAGTGTCCCTTGTGCATGGTGGTGGGCCACAACATCCATGACTACTGTGGGCTACGGGGACATTAGACCAGACACCACCACAGGCAAAATTGTGGCCTTCATGTGTATATTATCAGGAATCCTTGTCTTGGCCTTGCCTATTGCTATTATTAACGACCGCTTCTCCGCTTGCTATTTCACCTTAAAGCTCAAGGAAGCAGCCGTTAGACAGCGGGAAGCTCTGAAGAAGCTCACCAAGAATATAGCCACTGATTCATATATCAGTGTTAACTTGAGGGATGTCTATGCCCGGAGTATCATGGAGATGCTTCGGTTAAAGGGCAGAGAAAGGGCAAGTACTAGGAGCAGTGGGGGAGATGATTTCTGGTTTTGA